A stretch of Malus sylvestris chromosome 11, drMalSylv7.2, whole genome shotgun sequence DNA encodes these proteins:
- the LOC126591533 gene encoding uncharacterized protein LOC126591533 isoform X3 gives MLQWMGGSRRKVTTSRKSTQQRQKQYFEQRRRQQQRQGQTTGLESYADGLNISEQHHKEHRSLDILSLLNLSTTAQEHKSSYPIRREDLEVKALRPKCDITKDSPKVPSKMVAPLTSVEVNKARAESGLQVEIASPKKVKLCAPHNHDKSFNEINSKPDTWRAGTDQQCSVLDFLGDDGLNDYVKESPVHEDHVAFSVEGLGKMGMETPVHSPRQPGRTFSYDCSSPLNPARGQKSFNSRGHLDDFEIEMDAMMQDINIPPYSSALEFSPDPMDSFSSSKQTLSKDDGHSGRLDSYYGCRRIFDDAENFRKDKWDEEPSYFKHQKSEKYHDFMVPNGARHHAVGRNFDFGGVTRQPDWSCFMNENERDNLSLLSEESCSSSAVRDNAIDSSLSKPTRNWSKRRYDNAYADPGYHLNITSTGKTGIKSKHVVQPEDIAHGSGKCTKMPDSSKFKPFHHSNSPLQEKFTPNSNWFPEEGYLSVDNNSGCSSFHQKSETNCPSAGSKILFGDPFSASPVPELHLNPRSHFKPCEPVASSPSGSLISGNFEFHDSPMTPKIGFGPRQPEFPYSHGETPSPDLSVQESVSKDEGRKAESQPCRKSKLEEEHCILNNLFTENQRWNKNSECEEVKDAASGLTASVKPTLLERAEKTSSSMNSPAKYRSIIEKKEDYCGNEIPIPCPKSNGEMEEAEPQETKKESKQQNDFVDSSCRVMMLQSYVQFLCVQKVLKEAAAHNGIKKI, from the exons ATGTTGCAATGGATGGGAGGATCGAGGCGGAAAGTAACGACT TCAAGGAAGTCTACACAGCAGAG GCAAAAGCAGTACTTTGAACAAAGAAGACGACAACAACAGCGTCAGGGGCAAACAACTGGGTTAGAGAGTTACGCAGATGGCCTAAACATATCTGAACAACATCACAAAGAACATCGATCTTTGGATATTCTCAGTTTGCTGAACCTATCAACAACTGCTCAAGAACACAAATCTTCTTACCCTATTC GAAGGGAAGATCTTGAAGTCAAGGCTTTAAGACCGAAGTGTGATATCACAAAGGATTCACCAAAAGTACCTTCAAAGATGGTTGCTCCTCTCACCTCTGTTGAAGTTAACAAAGCAA GAGCTGAATCAGGCCTTCAAGTGGAGATTGCATCTCCGAAAAa GGTTAAGCTTTGTGCTCCGCATAATCATGACAAGTCCTTCAATGAAATTAATTCTAAACCAGATACCTGGAGAGCAGGCACCGATCAGC AATGTTCTGTACTTGATTTTCTTGGCGATGATGGGTTGAATGACTACGTAAAAGAAAGCCCAGTACATGAAGATCATGTTGCATTTTCAGTTGAAG GTTTGGGTAAAATGGGAATGGAAACACCAGTCCATTCACCAAGACAGCCTGGAAG AACATTCTCCTATGATTGCTCTTCACCCTTGAATCCTGCCAGGGGACAAAAATCATTCAACAGTCGTGGGCATCTGGATGACTTTGAAATTGAAATG GATGCAATGATGCAAGATATCAATATTCCCCCATATAGCAGTGCTTTAGAGTTTTCTCCTGATCCAATGGATTCATTCAGTAGTTCAAAGCAAACTCTATCAAAGGATGATGGTCACAGTGGTAGATTAGATAGTTATTATGGATGCAGAAGAATCTTTGACGATGCTGAAAATTTCAGAAAAGATAAATGGGATG AGGAACCTTCATATTTCAAGCACCAAAAATCAGAAAAGTATCATGATTTTATGGTTCCCAATGGAGCAAG ACACCACGCAGTAGGAAggaattttgattttggtggtgTAACCAGGCAACCCGATTGGTCTTGCTTTATGAATGAAAATGAAAGGGACAATTTGAGCTTGCTGAG TGAAGAGTCTTGCTCATCAAGTGCAG TGAGGGACAATGCGATTGATAGTTCACTGTCAAAGCCAACCAGGAATTGGAGCAAGAGAAGATACGACAATGCATACGCTGACCCAGGCTATCATTTGAATATAACTTCTACAGGAAAGACAGGGATCAAAAGCAAGCATGTTGTTCAACCAGAGGATATTGCACATGGGTCAGGAAAATGCACGAAGATGCCAGATTCGTCGAAGTTCAAACCATTCCACCACTCAAACTCTCCTCTCCAGGAAAAGTTTACCCCAAACAGCAATTGGTTCCCTGAGGAAGGATATCTGTCGGTTGACAATAATTCAGGTTGCAGTTCTTTCCATCAAAAGTCAGAGACAAACTGCCCATCTGCAGGCTCTAAAATTTTGTTTGGAGATCCTTTCAGTGCAAGTCCTGTCCCAGAATTACATCTCAATCCTAGATCTCATTTTAAACCCTGCGAACCTGTTGCAAGTTCACCTTCCGGCAGTTTGATTTCTGGGAACTTTGAATTTCATGACTCTCCTATGACCCCTAAGATTGGTTTTGGACCAAGACAACCAGAGTTCCCTTACTCTCATGGCGAGACACCATCTCCGGATTTATCAGTGCAAGAAAGTGTCAGCAAAGATGAGGGAAGAAAAGCTGAATCGCAGCCATGCCGAAAATCTAAGCTGGAGGAAGAACATTGTATTCTGAACAATTTGTTCACAGAAAATCAACGATGGAACAAGAACAGTGAATGTGAGGAAGTAAAAGATGCAGCTTCGGGACTAACAGCAAGCGTAAAACCAACCTTGCTTGAGCGGGCTGAGAAGACATCGTCATCTATGAACTCTCCAGCGAAATATAGAAGCATAATAGAAAAGAAAGA GGATTACTGTGGTAACGAAATTCCTATCCCATGTCCAAAAAGCAACGGAG AAATGGAAGAGGCTGAGCCACAGGAAACGAAGAAAGAAAGTAAACAGCAAAATGATTTTGTTGACTCGTCCTGTCGGGTGATGATGCTTCAGAGCTATGTTCAGTTTCTTTGTGTGCAGAAGGTACTGAAGGAGGCAGCTGCACACAACGGCATAAAGAAGATATAA
- the LOC126591533 gene encoding uncharacterized protein LOC126591533 isoform X1: MLQWMGGSRRKVTTSRKSTQQRQKQYFEQRRRQQQRQGQTTGLESYADGLNISEQHHKEHRSLDILSLLNLSTTAQEHKSSYPIRREDLEVKALRPKCDITKDSPKVPSKMVAPLTSVEVNKARAESGLQVEIASPKKVKLCAPHNHDKSFNEINSKPDTWRAGTDQQCSVLDFLGDDGLNDYVKESPVHEDHVAFSVEGLGKMGMETPVHSPRQPGRTFSYDCSSPLNPARGQKSFNSRGHLDDFEIEMDAMMQDINIPPYSSALEFSPDPMDSFSSSKQTLSKDDGHSGRLDSYYGCRRIFDDAENFRKDKWDGRPCFPEEYTFNEWEHDLSWKNWQSQMNCVSDDNLMHEKYKMSDFAFEGPFSPIRSATGITDKFDVLEEPSYFKHQKSEKYHDFMVPNGARHHAVGRNFDFGGVTRQPDWSCFMNENERDNLSLLSEESCSSSAVRDNAIDSSLSKPTRNWSKRRYDNAYADPGYHLNITSTGKTGIKSKHVVQPEDIAHGSGKCTKMPDSSKFKPFHHSNSPLQEKFTPNSNWFPEEGYLSVDNNSGCSSFHQKSETNCPSAGSKILFGDPFSASPVPELHLNPRSHFKPCEPVASSPSGSLISGNFEFHDSPMTPKIGFGPRQPEFPYSHGETPSPDLSVQESVSKDEGRKAESQPCRKSKLEEEHCILNNLFTENQRWNKNSECEEVKDAASGLTASVKPTLLERAEKTSSSMNSPAKYRSIIEKKEDYCGNEIPIPCPKSNGEMEEAEPQETKKESKQQNDFVDSSCRVMMLQSYVQFLCVQKVLKEAAAHNGIKKI, encoded by the exons ATGTTGCAATGGATGGGAGGATCGAGGCGGAAAGTAACGACT TCAAGGAAGTCTACACAGCAGAG GCAAAAGCAGTACTTTGAACAAAGAAGACGACAACAACAGCGTCAGGGGCAAACAACTGGGTTAGAGAGTTACGCAGATGGCCTAAACATATCTGAACAACATCACAAAGAACATCGATCTTTGGATATTCTCAGTTTGCTGAACCTATCAACAACTGCTCAAGAACACAAATCTTCTTACCCTATTC GAAGGGAAGATCTTGAAGTCAAGGCTTTAAGACCGAAGTGTGATATCACAAAGGATTCACCAAAAGTACCTTCAAAGATGGTTGCTCCTCTCACCTCTGTTGAAGTTAACAAAGCAA GAGCTGAATCAGGCCTTCAAGTGGAGATTGCATCTCCGAAAAa GGTTAAGCTTTGTGCTCCGCATAATCATGACAAGTCCTTCAATGAAATTAATTCTAAACCAGATACCTGGAGAGCAGGCACCGATCAGC AATGTTCTGTACTTGATTTTCTTGGCGATGATGGGTTGAATGACTACGTAAAAGAAAGCCCAGTACATGAAGATCATGTTGCATTTTCAGTTGAAG GTTTGGGTAAAATGGGAATGGAAACACCAGTCCATTCACCAAGACAGCCTGGAAG AACATTCTCCTATGATTGCTCTTCACCCTTGAATCCTGCCAGGGGACAAAAATCATTCAACAGTCGTGGGCATCTGGATGACTTTGAAATTGAAATG GATGCAATGATGCAAGATATCAATATTCCCCCATATAGCAGTGCTTTAGAGTTTTCTCCTGATCCAATGGATTCATTCAGTAGTTCAAAGCAAACTCTATCAAAGGATGATGGTCACAGTGGTAGATTAGATAGTTATTATGGATGCAGAAGAATCTTTGACGATGCTGAAAATTTCAGAAAAGATAAATGGGATG GTCGGCCTTGTTTCCCAGAGGAATACACTTTTAATGAATGGGAGCATGATTTATCATGGAAGAACTGGCAAAGTCAAATGAACTGTGTTTCTGATGATAATTTGATGCACGAAAAGTACAAGATGTCAGATTTTGCTTTTGAAGGACCCTTTTCACCGATAAG GTCTGCTACAGGCATCACAGACAAGTTCGACGTCTTAG AGGAACCTTCATATTTCAAGCACCAAAAATCAGAAAAGTATCATGATTTTATGGTTCCCAATGGAGCAAG ACACCACGCAGTAGGAAggaattttgattttggtggtgTAACCAGGCAACCCGATTGGTCTTGCTTTATGAATGAAAATGAAAGGGACAATTTGAGCTTGCTGAG TGAAGAGTCTTGCTCATCAAGTGCAG TGAGGGACAATGCGATTGATAGTTCACTGTCAAAGCCAACCAGGAATTGGAGCAAGAGAAGATACGACAATGCATACGCTGACCCAGGCTATCATTTGAATATAACTTCTACAGGAAAGACAGGGATCAAAAGCAAGCATGTTGTTCAACCAGAGGATATTGCACATGGGTCAGGAAAATGCACGAAGATGCCAGATTCGTCGAAGTTCAAACCATTCCACCACTCAAACTCTCCTCTCCAGGAAAAGTTTACCCCAAACAGCAATTGGTTCCCTGAGGAAGGATATCTGTCGGTTGACAATAATTCAGGTTGCAGTTCTTTCCATCAAAAGTCAGAGACAAACTGCCCATCTGCAGGCTCTAAAATTTTGTTTGGAGATCCTTTCAGTGCAAGTCCTGTCCCAGAATTACATCTCAATCCTAGATCTCATTTTAAACCCTGCGAACCTGTTGCAAGTTCACCTTCCGGCAGTTTGATTTCTGGGAACTTTGAATTTCATGACTCTCCTATGACCCCTAAGATTGGTTTTGGACCAAGACAACCAGAGTTCCCTTACTCTCATGGCGAGACACCATCTCCGGATTTATCAGTGCAAGAAAGTGTCAGCAAAGATGAGGGAAGAAAAGCTGAATCGCAGCCATGCCGAAAATCTAAGCTGGAGGAAGAACATTGTATTCTGAACAATTTGTTCACAGAAAATCAACGATGGAACAAGAACAGTGAATGTGAGGAAGTAAAAGATGCAGCTTCGGGACTAACAGCAAGCGTAAAACCAACCTTGCTTGAGCGGGCTGAGAAGACATCGTCATCTATGAACTCTCCAGCGAAATATAGAAGCATAATAGAAAAGAAAGA GGATTACTGTGGTAACGAAATTCCTATCCCATGTCCAAAAAGCAACGGAG AAATGGAAGAGGCTGAGCCACAGGAAACGAAGAAAGAAAGTAAACAGCAAAATGATTTTGTTGACTCGTCCTGTCGGGTGATGATGCTTCAGAGCTATGTTCAGTTTCTTTGTGTGCAGAAGGTACTGAAGGAGGCAGCTGCACACAACGGCATAAAGAAGATATAA
- the LOC126591533 gene encoding uncharacterized protein LOC126591533 isoform X2 — protein MLQWMGGSRRKVTTSRKSTQQRQKQYFEQRRRQQQRQGQTTGLESYADGLNISEQHHKEHRSLDILSLLNLSTTAQEHKSSYPIRREDLEVKALRPKCDITKDSPKVPSKMVAPLTSVEVNKARAESGLQVEIASPKKVKLCAPHNHDKSFNEINSKPDTWRAGTDQQCSVLDFLGDDGLNDYVKESPVHEDHVAFSVEGLGKMGMETPVHSPRQPGRTFSYDCSSPLNPARGQKSFNSRGHLDDFEIEMDAMMQDINIPPYSSALEFSPDPMDSFSSSKQTLSKDDGHSGRLDSYYGCRRIFDDAENFRKDKWDGRPCFPEEYTFNEWEHDLSWKNWQSQMNCVSDDNLMHEKYKMSDFAFEGPFSPIRSATGITDKFDVLEEPSYFKHQKSEKYHDFMVPNGARQPDWSCFMNENERDNLSLLSEESCSSSAVRDNAIDSSLSKPTRNWSKRRYDNAYADPGYHLNITSTGKTGIKSKHVVQPEDIAHGSGKCTKMPDSSKFKPFHHSNSPLQEKFTPNSNWFPEEGYLSVDNNSGCSSFHQKSETNCPSAGSKILFGDPFSASPVPELHLNPRSHFKPCEPVASSPSGSLISGNFEFHDSPMTPKIGFGPRQPEFPYSHGETPSPDLSVQESVSKDEGRKAESQPCRKSKLEEEHCILNNLFTENQRWNKNSECEEVKDAASGLTASVKPTLLERAEKTSSSMNSPAKYRSIIEKKEDYCGNEIPIPCPKSNGEMEEAEPQETKKESKQQNDFVDSSCRVMMLQSYVQFLCVQKVLKEAAAHNGIKKI, from the exons ATGTTGCAATGGATGGGAGGATCGAGGCGGAAAGTAACGACT TCAAGGAAGTCTACACAGCAGAG GCAAAAGCAGTACTTTGAACAAAGAAGACGACAACAACAGCGTCAGGGGCAAACAACTGGGTTAGAGAGTTACGCAGATGGCCTAAACATATCTGAACAACATCACAAAGAACATCGATCTTTGGATATTCTCAGTTTGCTGAACCTATCAACAACTGCTCAAGAACACAAATCTTCTTACCCTATTC GAAGGGAAGATCTTGAAGTCAAGGCTTTAAGACCGAAGTGTGATATCACAAAGGATTCACCAAAAGTACCTTCAAAGATGGTTGCTCCTCTCACCTCTGTTGAAGTTAACAAAGCAA GAGCTGAATCAGGCCTTCAAGTGGAGATTGCATCTCCGAAAAa GGTTAAGCTTTGTGCTCCGCATAATCATGACAAGTCCTTCAATGAAATTAATTCTAAACCAGATACCTGGAGAGCAGGCACCGATCAGC AATGTTCTGTACTTGATTTTCTTGGCGATGATGGGTTGAATGACTACGTAAAAGAAAGCCCAGTACATGAAGATCATGTTGCATTTTCAGTTGAAG GTTTGGGTAAAATGGGAATGGAAACACCAGTCCATTCACCAAGACAGCCTGGAAG AACATTCTCCTATGATTGCTCTTCACCCTTGAATCCTGCCAGGGGACAAAAATCATTCAACAGTCGTGGGCATCTGGATGACTTTGAAATTGAAATG GATGCAATGATGCAAGATATCAATATTCCCCCATATAGCAGTGCTTTAGAGTTTTCTCCTGATCCAATGGATTCATTCAGTAGTTCAAAGCAAACTCTATCAAAGGATGATGGTCACAGTGGTAGATTAGATAGTTATTATGGATGCAGAAGAATCTTTGACGATGCTGAAAATTTCAGAAAAGATAAATGGGATG GTCGGCCTTGTTTCCCAGAGGAATACACTTTTAATGAATGGGAGCATGATTTATCATGGAAGAACTGGCAAAGTCAAATGAACTGTGTTTCTGATGATAATTTGATGCACGAAAAGTACAAGATGTCAGATTTTGCTTTTGAAGGACCCTTTTCACCGATAAG GTCTGCTACAGGCATCACAGACAAGTTCGACGTCTTAG AGGAACCTTCATATTTCAAGCACCAAAAATCAGAAAAGTATCATGATTTTATGGTTCCCAATGGAGCAAG GCAACCCGATTGGTCTTGCTTTATGAATGAAAATGAAAGGGACAATTTGAGCTTGCTGAG TGAAGAGTCTTGCTCATCAAGTGCAG TGAGGGACAATGCGATTGATAGTTCACTGTCAAAGCCAACCAGGAATTGGAGCAAGAGAAGATACGACAATGCATACGCTGACCCAGGCTATCATTTGAATATAACTTCTACAGGAAAGACAGGGATCAAAAGCAAGCATGTTGTTCAACCAGAGGATATTGCACATGGGTCAGGAAAATGCACGAAGATGCCAGATTCGTCGAAGTTCAAACCATTCCACCACTCAAACTCTCCTCTCCAGGAAAAGTTTACCCCAAACAGCAATTGGTTCCCTGAGGAAGGATATCTGTCGGTTGACAATAATTCAGGTTGCAGTTCTTTCCATCAAAAGTCAGAGACAAACTGCCCATCTGCAGGCTCTAAAATTTTGTTTGGAGATCCTTTCAGTGCAAGTCCTGTCCCAGAATTACATCTCAATCCTAGATCTCATTTTAAACCCTGCGAACCTGTTGCAAGTTCACCTTCCGGCAGTTTGATTTCTGGGAACTTTGAATTTCATGACTCTCCTATGACCCCTAAGATTGGTTTTGGACCAAGACAACCAGAGTTCCCTTACTCTCATGGCGAGACACCATCTCCGGATTTATCAGTGCAAGAAAGTGTCAGCAAAGATGAGGGAAGAAAAGCTGAATCGCAGCCATGCCGAAAATCTAAGCTGGAGGAAGAACATTGTATTCTGAACAATTTGTTCACAGAAAATCAACGATGGAACAAGAACAGTGAATGTGAGGAAGTAAAAGATGCAGCTTCGGGACTAACAGCAAGCGTAAAACCAACCTTGCTTGAGCGGGCTGAGAAGACATCGTCATCTATGAACTCTCCAGCGAAATATAGAAGCATAATAGAAAAGAAAGA GGATTACTGTGGTAACGAAATTCCTATCCCATGTCCAAAAAGCAACGGAG AAATGGAAGAGGCTGAGCCACAGGAAACGAAGAAAGAAAGTAAACAGCAAAATGATTTTGTTGACTCGTCCTGTCGGGTGATGATGCTTCAGAGCTATGTTCAGTTTCTTTGTGTGCAGAAGGTACTGAAGGAGGCAGCTGCACACAACGGCATAAAGAAGATATAA
- the LOC126591534 gene encoding two-component response regulator ARR17-like, translating into MGLGWKDDEKPHVLAVDDSLVDRKIIEKLLTNSACKVTTSENAHGALELLGLKIQEGDQSTACFFYLTLRFNACVLQVSNVNMIITDYSMPGMTGYELLKKIKDSPTVKEIPVVVVSSEDIPTRIEKCLEEGAEEFFLKPLRQSDVIKLQCRLKEFGNPSDEGEDDLYKDI; encoded by the exons ATGGGGTTGGGGTGGAAAGACGATGAAAAGCCACATGTTTTGGCTGTCGATGATAGTTTGGTGGACCGCAAAATCATTGAAAAATTGCTCACCAACTCTGCATGCAAAG TGACTACTTCAGAAAACGCACATGGTGCATTGGAGCTGTTGGGGCTT AAAATTCAAGAGGGCGACCAAAGTACcgcttgttttttttatttgactctGAGATTCAATGCATGTGTCTTGCAGGTTTCGAATGTTAACATGATCATCACTGATTACTCTATGCCGGGAATGACCGGTTATGAGCTTCTGAAAAAAATTAAG GATTCGCCAACCGTGAAGGAGATACCAGTAGTTGTTGTATCATCTGAGGACATACCTACTCGAATCGAGAA GTGCCTTGAGGAAGGAGCCGAAGAGTTCTTTCTGAAGCCTCTCCGGCAATCGGACGTCATAAAATTGCAATGCCGTTTGAAGGAATTCGGAAACCCTAGCGATGAAGGGGAAGATGACCTCTATAAGGACATTTAA